The Prevotella herbatica genome contains the following window.
TGGAACAAGTACTATGATGATGATTCCACAAACTTTCTCGTCTGGCAGCACCGCATATATAGAAGCTGTATTCAATAATGGAAACGGAGACAAGACTCTTACTGCCTCTCTGGCAGGAACTACATGGAATTCTGGTACATCTACAATATATAAGTTGTCTACATCTTCGGTTAACACAATGACATTAGGAACTATCTCCTACCCTAGTTCTTGGGGAGGAACAGTGGCGCCGATTTCAAGTTTTAACAGCGGAGAAGCTGTTGGCATATATGTAGTGGATCAGAACAACAATATAAAGAATTCAAATGTAAGAGCTGCTTATAATGGCAGTAGTTGGATTTTAGATAATAATATTTTATTTTCTCCACAGTATAAGTATTTCGCTTATTATCCGTATAAATCATCTCAAACATCAAGCGTTACGGCTGCTGCAACTACAGCTGACGCATTTTTTACTAATCTCATTTCTGGTTGGTCTGTTACCGCAAATCAAAACACGACAAGTGATTTTAAAGAAAATGACCTGCAAGTTGCAATGGGTACAATAAGCAGCACAGCAAGCAGTATTACTTTTGATATGGCACACAAAATGGGACTAGCTGTTATAACTCTAGGAACAAAGAGTGTTCCTACAACAAGGACATACACAGGAGGAAATTCAACATTTTCAGATTCTTCTGATAAGACAATAGTTACCGCATCAAGTAATTTCTCTGGAAATCAACCTTTGCTTTACAATAATAAGTATTATTATATAGCAAAGGCAGGCTCAGGTACAACATTCAACAGCATTACAGCAGATAATGATGCATGGTCGGCTCCTCTTTCTGCAACTATCTCATCAGGGAGCTATTCTGCATTAACAGCAACTAATACAAGCCGTACTTTTTATAAATTCATTGCAAACTTCAACTATACAGGTGCTGTTCAAAGTTTTACAATTCCTTTATATGGGACAAGTAAATTAGAAGTTTGGGGAGCACAAGGTGGATCTACAGGTATATCAGCTTCATATACAGGGGGGTTAGGAGGATATTCCTATGGAAATACTTTTTTTTCTAAGGATAAAAATGTATATATATATGTAGGAGGAGCAGGAGTCGGAGCAACTGATATGTATCAATCATTAACTGGAGGATACAATGGAGGTGGTAATGTCACTGGGAATAATTCTGTTAATCATTATACTAGTTCTGGAGGTGGAGCAACTCATATTGCAAATATTCCTGGTTTATTATCTACCCTTAATTCCAATAGGTCTGCTATCTTTATAGTGGCAGGAGGAGGTGGTGGTGCACGTGACCAAATTAATTTAGAGCCTGCATCTAGACACGGGAATGGAGGTAGTGGTGGAGGTTTGTCAGGAGGAGGAGAATGTGGAGGAACGCAAACTACAGGATATTCTTTTGGATTAGGTCAATCTGTAATAGGAGATTCTGCTGGTGGAGCAGGTTGGTATGGTGGATATAGTGGTTCTGGTGGTTCGATATACGTAGGTTATGGTTCAGGCGGTTCTGGATATATTGATGGTGTTACTAATGGGGGAACATCAGACGGTATACGGACAGGCAATGGTTACGCTAGAATAACCTTTGTTTCAGCTAATTAAATGCCTATTCTCATTCTTTTCTCTTCTCTCGCGGAGAGAAGAGAAAAGGATTGAGAAATGTATAGTAAGAATAGATATAAGAAGAAAGGCTCATTATTATCATTATTTATAGTATCAATTACAATAGTACTTCTATGCTCATGCTCAAATGAAGACTTTGTATATTCTGATTTATCCACGAATAAGATTTCGTTTAAAGCCATTGCTTCAGCCTCTTGGAGTGATGGTAATTCTAATAGTTCATCCGCGGAATCCAAAATAAGTCGTGCCGTTTGTCAAAGTAATGAACATGGTCCTATTATTGTGAAATCAGAGCTGAAGCATGCACTTTACCTGCACCCTGTAACACAAATAGGAATACATATACTGAATTCCAAAGATAAACCTGTAACTAAAAGTGGAACACGCATTCTGGACGAGTCAACCGAAACTGTCGTTCCTACCCGTGGAGCACCTTACGTATCTGCCAATATGATTAATTCATTTGGCGTTCTTGCTTACAGAATACCAAGTACTGCTACAGATGTAAGTGGTACAGCGCCGGATTTCATAAATAATCAACAAGTTAGTACTTCTGGAAGCATCTGGAAAACGGGTGCTGACTATTTCTGGCCAGACAATGGTGATAAACTGTCTTTCTTCGCCTATACTCCTTTTGGTAACAATGATGTGACCGTTGCGAGTGCTTCGTCAACTGGTACGCCATCTATAACATATACAGCTAATACTGATGTGACAAAACAACCAGACCTGATGGTTGCCAAGACATTGAATCAGACAAGAAATACCATATCCATTGCGGCAGGAGTTGATATGTCATTCTCTCATGCTCTTACAGTCATAACTTTTGCCGTTGGTAAGGATATGGTGCCTGGTGTTTTCAAGAGTTTATCAATAAAAAACGCAATAACTACAGCAACTTATAATCTTTCTACTAATACTTGGAACACAAGTAGTGGTACAAGTACAGGTAATATGACTATAAATCTGAATGGTACTACTGGTATCACCATTGATGGTACATCTGATGTTGCTCTAACAAGTGGTACAACCACAATGATGATGATACCCCAAACTTTTGCATCAGGTAGTACTGCTGTCATTGAGGCTGTGTTCAATAATGGAAACGGAGACAAGACTCTTACTGCCTCTCTGGCAGGAACTATATGGAACCCTGGTACATCTATTATATATAAGTTGTCAACATCTTCGGTTAACACTATGACATTAGGAGCTATTTCCTACCCTAGTTCTTGGGGAGGAACCGTGGCGCCAGTTTCAAGTTTTAACAGCGGAGAAGCTGTTGGCATATATGTAGTGGATCAGAACAATAATATAAAGAATTCAAATGTAAAAGCTACTTATAATGGCAGTAGTTGGATTTTAGATAATAACATTTTATTTTCTCCACAGTATAAGTATTTCGTTTATTATCCGTATAAATCATCTCAAACATCAAGCGTTACGGCTGCAGCAACTACAGCTGACGCATTTTTTAATAATCTCATTTCTGGTTGGTCTGTTACAGCAAATCAAAACACAACAAGTGATTTTAAAGGAAATGACCTGCAAGTTGCCATGGGAACAATAAGCAATACAGCTAGCAGTATTACTTTTGATATGGCACACAAAATGGGACTAGCTGTTATAACTCTAGGAACAAAGAGTGTTCCTACAACACGGACATATACGGGAGGAAATTCAACATATTCCGATTCTTCTGATAAGACAATAGTTACCGCATCAAGTAATTTCTCTGGAAATCAACCTTTGCTTTACAATAATAAGTATTATTATATAGCAAAGGCAGGCTCAGGTACGACATTCAACAGCATTACAGCAGATAATGATGCATGGTCAGCTCCTCTTTCTGCAACTATCTCATCAGGGAGCTATTCTGCATTAACAGCAACTAATACAAGTCGTACTTTTTATAAATTCATTGCAAACTTCAACTATACAGGTGCTGTTCAAAGTTTTACTATACCTTTATATGGAACAAGCAAATTTGAATGTTGGGGAGCACAAGGTTCCTGTGGCGGTGTAAGTGGCAACTTTGGCACTGGTGGTAACGGAGGTTATGCTAGAGGTTATACTAATCTAGTAGGAAGTAGTGCGCTAACTATCGTTATAGGTGGGCAAGGTTCGCAATCAAATGTTTTTCCTAGCCTTTCACCTTACACTGGAGGTTACAATGGTGGTGGAAACGGGCAAGAGGGCGGCGGCGGTGCTACCCACATAGCAAGTTATAATCGCGGTCTATTATCTAACTATGTCAACAATCAGTCAGAGGTTTATATAGTTGCTGGCGGTGGCGGTGGTCCAGATGGTGGAGATAATGGTGGTGCTGGTGGTGGAAGTAACGGCGGAAATGGTATTGACATTCCTAATACATACAATACTCAAGGATATGGATACGGAGGTACTCAGTCCGAAGGTGGTATTGGAGGAAATAAAGGAACTTTTGGTAGGGGAGGAAATTCATATGATAGCGGAACTGACTCATGCGGCGGTGGTGGTGGCGGCTGGTATGGTGGCGGAGGCGGAAAAGATGTTTCATCCCCTGGTGGTGGCGGTTCTGGTTACATCGGTGGAGTATCAAGTGGTTACATGGACAGTGGAGTACGTGAAGGTAACGGCTATGCTGTAATAACGTGGATTCCATAAAAATAAATGAAATCAGTTTAACAATGGATATGCTCGTATAACCTTCGTTTCTGCTAATTAAATACCTGTTCTCAATTCTTTTCTCTTCTCTCGCGGAGAGAAGAGAAAAGAATTGAGTTATGGGAAAGAAGTATTTGCTTAGGATAAATGTATCGCTTCTGTTATTAATCATTATTTCCATGTTTTGTTCATGTACTAACGAAATGAATATGCTTGATGGAAATAATAATGAACAAATTAACTTTTTTGTATCTGTCCCTTCTTGGAAGGGTAATGATTCTATAGCTAGCAATTCTGCTAAAACAGAAACACGTGCAACTCCAATAACAGATGCTTCTCTTGGAACTGATAAAACATTTGGAATAATTGCGGATGTTGTAAATGGAAGTAATTATATAACAGAAATAAACCAAGAAGTCGTTTCGTATAATACAACCAATAAGATTTGGGAAACAGTAGCTGATCATTATTGGCCTGGCGCAAACAAAACGGTTAATTTCTATGCGTACTACCCCGCAAGTATCACAAATGGAACTATAACTCACACGGCAAGTACAACTCCAATATTAACATACACAGTTCCCGCAGACGCAACAACTCAAGTAGATATAATGACGGCTACAGGGACTAATGTTAGTGGAAACTCAAATTCATCTACACCTTTATCCTTTAATCATATATTTGCAGCAATTCAATTTTCTGTAGGAAGTGCTGGAATTGGCAGTGGAACAATCTCCTCAATATCAATAGGTAATGTTGCTAATTCAGGAACATATACATTTGGTAGTGGCTGGTCAAATGTAACAGGTTCCAAAACATTCACTATATCACAGTCAAAGACAATTACAGGAATTTCTGGAGAAGATATTTATTCAGGAAATTATACCCTGATGATGGTACCTCAAAATATTAATAATATAACAATAACAATCTCTTATAGTAATGGAGGGACACTTACTAAAACTATATCAGGCACATGGGAAGCTGGAAAGGTATATAAATATCATTTATCTTATGCACCAAAGACTTTTGATTATACGGGTACAGTTCAAACCTACACCATACCAGTTACAGGTACATATAAGTTGGAAGTATGGGGTGCGCAAGGCGGAGGCGGTGGATATGGTGGATATGCATTTGGGAATATATATTTAACTCAAAGTTCTTTATTATACTTTTGTATAGGTGGAGCTGGGACTTATAATCTTAATGGAAGTATTTTGTCTAATCCTCTTACCGCTGGATATAATGGTGGTGGTTATGGACAATGTGGAGGAGGAGGGGCCACACATATTGCGATAACTAATAGAGGAGTTCTTAAAAATTATCTATCATATCAAGCAGAAATACTACTTGTTGCAGGTGGTGGTGGTGGTGGTGATGGTACCCCAGTTGGTGTTGGTGGAGGTACAACTGGCGGAGATGGAACCTCCAGTGGTTCCGGAGGTACACAAACCACAGGTGGTACAGGCATAGGAAGTGGCTCTTTTGGACAAGGAGGAAATATTGGAACGACGAATAACGATTCCGCTGGAGCTGGAGGTGGTGGTTGGTACGGTGGAGGATCGTCAGGACAACCTCAGATTGGCTCAGGAGGTGGCGGTTCTGGACATATTGGAACTAGTTTAATAAGTGGATCTACAGGTATGAGTAATGGAGTACGTTCTGGTGATGGCTATGCAAGAATAACTTTCGTTTCAGCCAATTAAATGCTTGTTCTCATTCTTTTCTCTTCTCTCGCGGAGAGAAGAGAAAGGACTGAGTTATGGTAAAGAAGTATTTGCGAGGTATCAATGTATCATTTTTATTATTGATTATTATTTCTACGTTTTCTTCATGTGCAAACGAAATGAATATTCTTGAAGGAAATAATAATGAACAAATTAACTTTTCTGTATCTGTACCCGAATGGCAAAATACAGATTCATTGTCTAGCTCTAAGACCTCACGTGCAACCCCAATTACTGATGCATCATTAAGCACTTCCAACACATTTAACCTAATAGCAGATCAAAATGACGGAGCTGGCAATTACAGTACATTAATTAATAATGCGGCTGTATCTTCCACTAATAACATATGGCAGACAACTCCTTCTCATTATTATTGGTCAGGAATCACTAATAAGACGATAAACTTCTACGCATACTACCCTACTAGTATTTCTGGTAACATTTCTCATACCGTTGGATCTGCGCCAACACTATCATATATAGTCCCAAATGATGCAGTTAACCAGATTGATATAATGACAGCTACAGCTAATAATATTAGTGGAAATACCAATTCTTCTACCCCATTGATATTCAATCATATTTTTGCAGCTGTAAAGTTTGCGGTTGGTATTAACGGACTACCTAGCGGAACCATAAAATCAATAACTATAACAGGAATAAAAAATACTGGCATATACACTTTTGGAAGTGGATGGAGTCCTAGTTCTGCAACATCATCATTTACTGTATTGCCATCTACTACAATAACAGGATCTGCCGGAGCAAATATTACATCTGATGTTTATACATTGATGATGATTCCTCAAGCTTTTAATAATGCAACTGTTTCATTAGTTTACAATAATGGAACTACGTTTTCTACAACAATATCTGGAGCATGGACTGCAAATGATATTTATACTTATAATCTGTCAAAAACAATAGTTTTTAATTATGATTATACAGGTACTGTACAGACATTTACTGCACCTTACACAGGAACATACAGGTTAGAAGTTTGGGGAGCACAAAGTGGAGGGTGGGGATCACATACAAATGCTCCAGGTGGATATGCTGGCGGTTATAAAAGGCTAACACAGGGAGATATCTTATACATAGTTGTAGGTGGTAAAGGTTATGATGTTAATTACTATGCTGATGGAACTAGCTATAATGGTGGCGGTATCGGATCTATACCTGAAGGAAAATATGGCGGCGGAGGTGCTACTCATATTGCGACACATGCCGGTCTTTTAAAAGATCTTTCGGCCTACAAATCAACAGTTTTAGTAGTTGGTGGAGGAGCCGGAAGCAATGGTTCATGGGCTGATCAAGACATATCAAAATATTTAAGTGGCGGCGGAGAGGTTGGATTAGGTAGTAATACCATATATTATTTAAATGCTAATACAACAAGCACTACAAAAGGAAATACTGGTGGCACTCAGACAGGAGTTGGTCCTGATGGTATAAAAGGTGGATTTGGATATGGTGGTAACGCTGCTGATTATGGTGGTGCCGGAGGTGGTGGGTGGTATGGCGGTAATGCCGCAGGAGATGGCGGAGTCGTAATAGGAACAAATGGAGGTGGTGGTTCTGGTTATATCGGTGGAGTAAACAATGGAGCTTTTCAGACTGGAGTTCGTTATGGTAATGGTTACGCCCGAATAAGCTTCGTTTCAGCTAATTAAATGCCTGTTCTCATTCTTTTCTCTTCTCTCGCGGAGAGAAGAGAAAGGAATTGAGTTATGACAAGAACGTTTTTGCGAGGTATCAATGTGTCATTTTTATTATTAATTATTATCTCTACATTTTCTTCATGTGCAAATGAAATGAATATTTTTGAAGGAGATAATAATAGACAAATTAACTTTTCTGTATCTGCACCCGAATGGAAGAATACAGATTCATTAGCAACTGTAAAAGCTTCACGTGCAATGCCTGTAGGTGGCACATCATTAAGCACTTCCAATACTTTTAACTTAATAGCAGACCAAAATGATGGAGCTGGCAACTACACTACATTGATAAATAGTCAAGCTGTTAGTTATACCAATAATATGTGGAAAACATCAAATAATTATTATTGGTCAGGAACTGCAAATAAAACCATGAACTTCTATGCATATTATCCAAGTGACATTAGTAATATTTCTCATACAGCAGGCTCTGCACCAACTTTATCATATACAGTTCCAAATGATGTGGTCAACCAGATTGATATAATGACTGCTGCAACTAATAATGTTACTGGCAACACAAATTCTTCAACATCTTTAGCTTTTAGTCATATATTTGCTGCGGTACAGTTTAGTATAGGTAGCGCCGGTATGCCTACAGGAACAATAACCGGTATTACTTTGAATAACATATTATATAAAGGTGTTTATAACTTTAATGGGACATGGACTCAAGATGCTACAGTAAAAAGCTCTTTTTCCCAAACAGTATCATCTTCTACAACTGCCGGTACCGCAATAACATCAGGGACTACAACATTTATGATGATGCCGCAGACTTTAAGGAGTGATGCAAGTATTACTGTTACATATAGCAATGGTAGTACACTTACTCAATCTATAGCTGGAACATGGACTGCAGGAAATATATATACATATAATATTTCGAAAACGATACCTGTAGCGAATTTTGGTTATACAGGTAATGTTCAAACTTATACGGTTCCTTTCACAGGAACTTATAAATTAGAAGTTTGGGGGGCACAAGGAACAAGCTATATTAAAGGAACAGGTGGTAATGGTGGATATTCATATGGCACCATTTCACTAACTAAAAATAAAGTCTTATATGTTTGCGTTGGCGGGCAAGGAAATTCTCCTACATATTCTTCAGATTATTCTTATAGTGTTTCTGGTAAAAGTTTAGGTGGAACTGGTGGGTATAATGGTGGTGGAAACGGAGGAGATGGTTTCACAGCTTATTCTGGTTGTGGTGGTGGAGGCGGTGCTACACACATTGCAACATATAATGGCGTATTAAAAGAACTATCATCAAATCAAGCTTCTGTTGTTATAGTTGCAGGTGGAGGAGGTTCTACTAGTGAAGCTGCAGGTGGAGGTATAAATGGCATATCTAGTACAAATGGAACATATACTAGCGCTGGTGGTGGGCAAACTTCAGGATATCAATTCGGACAAGGCCAAGCTGGTTATACTAAAACTGCTTATGGTAGTTCTGGTGCAGAAGGTAATGGAGGTGCTGGTGGTGGTTGGTATGGTGGATATTCATATCAGACAGGAAATGGAAATGGTACAAATATTGGTGGTGGAGGTGGATCTGGACATCTTGGTTCTGGAGTTACAGGATCCACTATAGCAGGTAATACTTCTTTTACAGATTATGATGGAACAACTGTTACCGGACATGCTGGCAATGGTTATGCAAGAATAACATTTGTATCAGCAAATTAAATTTAATATACTTATGTCATAATAGAAATATTGTGAAACAAAACATTCTATGAATTAGAATCTATCAATCTGTATTATTCAGTTTTTCACAACGTTATTTTAATGCAATAATAATTTATGTCTTATCAATAATAATAAAAATTTGTTTTTTATTTTGTATTGTGTTTGACTTGTACTACCTTTGCCTTCATGAGCAACACATTTATACCTGATGCCAGCCAGCAAAAAGTGATAGATATCAATAATGGATATCATTTGGTTTTGGCACCTCCAGGATGCGGTAAGACGCAGATTTTAGCATGTAGGGTAGGGCACGCACACGATGTTGGAGTACCATACAGTGAAATGCTTTGTCTAACGTTCACAAATCGTGCAGCTCGTGGTATGCAACAGCGAATAAACGACAATATAAATGATGATACATCCGACTTGTTTGTGGGTAACGTACATCGTTTCTGTTCACGTTATCTATATGATTCTTGTATTGTTGCGGCATCATCATCGATTATTGATGATACCGACGCATTAAGTATAATGTGCCAATATACTAATGATGATGAACAGGAAGTGACTGCAAGTTATAAGCGAATGCGAGAATATAATGAAGCTATTTTCCTTTCGCATTTGATGTACCAGATAAACCATGAATATCCACGTGACCTAAGACTTCATGCTGATTGCTTAAATAGTGATGATGTTAAGGTACTTGACGCTATTTGTAAATCACATAAAATGCCGTTTACTGCAAAGTCGATGAATGACATTTATATGAATACTGATTTCTATAGAGATAGTTGTAGTGAACTAGGTATGCAGCAGATCATATATGTGACGCTGAAGAAAATGCAGTTGGCTCGAAACTATGAAAAATACAAAGAAACAAACAATCTTCTTGACTTTGAAGATATCTTATTATTGTCTTATGACAGTTTAAAGAATAAATCTTTAGAGACGACGAAAGAATCGAAATCAACATATTCATGGATTCAAGTTGACGAAGTTCAGGATTTAAATCCTCTCCAATTAGCAATTATAGATTTACTTTCTCCGCAAGAAGATAATAAAGTTGTAGTATATCTAGGTGATCCGCAGCAATCAATATTCTCATTTATGGGGGCTAAAATGTCAACATTAGAATTACTTAGCAACCGCTGTAAGAGGAATATACACACATTAAGTCATAATCACCGTTCTCCAAAATACCTGCTTGACACATTTAATGCTTATGCAGTTGAAACTCTGAATATTTCACCAGACATCTTACCAACTACAGATTATGTTCCACAAACTATAGGTAATGAATTGCAATTGTTTCAATCCGAAACGATAGATACTGAATATCTGGATGCAGCACAACAAGCGATAAGACTGGGGGACGAATCGGCAGAAGACACGACTGCTATTATCGTGAGTTCAAACCGTGATGCTGACGCTGTAAGCAATGCTTTGAAGACTATGCATGCAAGTCATTTCAAAATATCAGGCGATGATTTATTTTCGTCGCCGCAGATAAAACTTCTTTTTGCGCATCTCACGATATTATCTAATGAAAATAACTTTATTGCATGGGCCAGACTATTAAACGGAATGAAAGTCTTTCAGACCACAACTGCTGCACGTAATTTTGTGCAGTCATGTGAAGATCGTGCTATGTTGCCATTAGACTTCTTGTTATATGAAGATTCCACTTATATACAGCAGTTTGTCAGAGCCTATGAAACAAAAGAAATAACGATTTTTGATACAGAAACAACTGGATTAGACGTATTCAATGACGATATATTGCAGATAGCAGCGGTAAAGATACGCAATGGAAAGATTGTAGATGGTTCGCAGTTGTCTATTTACTTGGAAAGTGATAAGCCAATACCAGAGATGCTAGGTGATATCGTGAATCCTATAATCGAGGAGAGAAAACATCAATCGCTTGTGTCACGTAAGGATGCGTTAAAGAAATTCTTGGATTACATTGGAGACTCCGTACTCCTAGGTCATAATGCAGATTACGACATAAATATATTAAAAAACAATGTAAGACGAGAACTTGGTGAAGAAGAAATCAACGATAAATTGATGTCACCATACATAGATAGTTTACGATTGATAAAACTATTACGTCCACAGTTGCGCCAATACAAACTTAAATACCTGTTGGAAATGCTGCATCTTGAAGGCGAAAATAGTCACCTAGCCGACGCTGATGTTGATGCAACACGCAGTCTTGTGGAATATTGTTATTCAAAAGCAAAAGAAGTTGTGGATAGTCAGTTGCAATTTATGCAACAGAAAAGAGTAAAAGACAGAGTAGAGACTTTGCGTGATAATTATGGTAAAATATATGCTGAAACACGCAATATGCTTTGGAAAGAGACAGGAGATAATAAAATATTGGTTTCTAAACTGAAACAGATGTATGACAATCTTTTAGCAGCAGATATCATTCAGCCATTAGATAATATATCATACATATTCAATTATATAGCATCAGACGTTATTAATTCATCAGATAATTCAGCATTGATCACCCAATTGAGCAATCACATGCTTGAAATAAACACTTTGAAAGAAGCTGATTTGTGCGGTAGTGATACGATAAATGAAAAAATATTCGTGACAACAGTGCACAAGGCAAAAGGATTGGAGTTTGACAATGTAATCGTCTTTGATGCAATCGAAGGCAGATATCCTAATTATTACAGTAAGAATAATAAAACAATGCTTGATGAAGATGCTCGAAAATTTTATGTTGCAATAACAAGAACTCGAAAGCGACTCATCATTATGCAGAGTTGCTTTCGGGTTGATTATCGTGGATATAGGCAACCTGTGCCTCTTACCAGATTTGCCGATTCAATAAAGAAAAGTTCAAATATCTGGTCGGTTGTATCAAACAAAAAATAAAGAGTGATTACATTGCGAAGATGTTGAAACCACCGTCAACAACAGCTACTGTACCAGTAACAAAAGTGGCAGCGTCACTCATCAAATACTGAATAGTACCGCAAAGTTCCTCTGGTTTACCCATACGACCGAACGGAGTCTGTCTGATAACATCCTGACCACGCTGAGTATAACTACCATCAGGATTAGTAAGCAAAGCACGGTTCTGCTC
Protein-coding sequences here:
- a CDS encoding fimbrillin family protein; translated protein: MYSKNRYKKKGSLLSLFIVSITIVLLCSCSNEDFVYSDLSTNKISFKAIASASWSDGNSNSSSAESKISRAVCQSNEHGPIIVKSELKHALYLHPVTQIGIHILNSKDKPVTKSGTRILDESTETVVPTRGAPYVSANMINSFGVLAYRIPSTATDVSGTAPDFINNQQVSTSGSIWKTGADYFWPDDGDKLSFFAYAPFGNNDVTVASASSTGTPSITYTANTDVTKQPDLMVAKTLNQTRNTTSIAAGVDMSFYHALTAITFSVGKDMVPGVFKSIAIKGVITTATYNLSTNAWNTINGTSTGDISITLNGTTGIVIDGTADVALTSGTSTMMMIPQTFSSGSTAYIEAVFNNGNGDKTLTASLAGTTWNSGTSTIYKLSTSSVNTMTLGTISYPSSWGGTVAPISSFNSGEAVGIYVVDQNNNIKNSNVRAAYNGSSWILDNNILFSPQYKYFAYYPYKSSQTSSVTAAATTADAFFTNLISGWSVTANQNTTSDFKENDLQVAMGTISSTASSITFDMAHKMGLAVITLGTKSVPTTRTYTGGNSTFSDSSDKTIVTASSNFSGNQPLLYNNKYYYIAKAGSGTTFNSITADNDAWSAPLSATISSGSYSALTATNTSRTFYKFIANFNYTGAVQSFTIPLYGTSKLEVWGAQGGSTGISASYTGGLGGYSYGNTFFSKDKNVYIYVGGAGVGATDMYQSLTGGYNGGGNVTGNNSVNHYTSSGGGATHIANIPGLLSTLNSNRSAIFIVAGGGGGARDQINLEPASRHGNGGSGGGLSGGGECGGTQTTGYSFGLGQSVIGDSAGGAGWYGGYSGSGGSIYVGYGSGGSGYIDGVTNGGTSDGIRTGNGYARITFVSAN
- a CDS encoding fimbrillin family protein; protein product: MYSKNRYKKKGSLLSLFIVSITIVLLCSCSNEDFVYSDLSTNKISFKAIASASWSDGNSNSSSAESKISRAVCQSNEHGPIIVKSELKHALYLHPVTQIGIHILNSKDKPVTKSGTRILDESTETVVPTRGAPYVSANMINSFGVLAYRIPSTATDVSGTAPDFINNQQVSTSGSIWKTGADYFWPDNGDKLSFFAYTPFGNNDVTVASASSTGTPSITYTANTDVTKQPDLMVAKTLNQTRNTISIAAGVDMSFSHALTVITFAVGKDMVPGVFKSLSIKNAITTATYNLSTNTWNTSSGTSTGNMTINLNGTTGITIDGTSDVALTSGTTTMMMIPQTFASGSTAVIEAVFNNGNGDKTLTASLAGTIWNPGTSIIYKLSTSSVNTMTLGAISYPSSWGGTVAPVSSFNSGEAVGIYVVDQNNNIKNSNVKATYNGSSWILDNNILFSPQYKYFVYYPYKSSQTSSVTAAATTADAFFNNLISGWSVTANQNTTSDFKGNDLQVAMGTISNTASSITFDMAHKMGLAVITLGTKSVPTTRTYTGGNSTYSDSSDKTIVTASSNFSGNQPLLYNNKYYYIAKAGSGTTFNSITADNDAWSAPLSATISSGSYSALTATNTSRTFYKFIANFNYTGAVQSFTIPLYGTSKFECWGAQGSCGGVSGNFGTGGNGGYARGYTNLVGSSALTIVIGGQGSQSNVFPSLSPYTGGYNGGGNGQEGGGGATHIASYNRGLLSNYVNNQSEVYIVAGGGGGPDGGDNGGAGGGSNGGNGIDIPNTYNTQGYGYGGTQSEGGIGGNKGTFGRGGNSYDSGTDSCGGGGGGWYGGGGGKDVSSPGGGGSGYIGGVSSGYMDSGVREGNGYAVITWIP
- a CDS encoding fimbrillin family protein; translation: MGKKYLLRINVSLLLLIIISMFCSCTNEMNMLDGNNNEQINFFVSVPSWKGNDSIASNSAKTETRATPITDASLGTDKTFGIIADVVNGSNYITEINQEVVSYNTTNKIWETVADHYWPGANKTVNFYAYYPASITNGTITHTASTTPILTYTVPADATTQVDIMTATGTNVSGNSNSSTPLSFNHIFAAIQFSVGSAGIGSGTISSISIGNVANSGTYTFGSGWSNVTGSKTFTISQSKTITGISGEDIYSGNYTLMMVPQNINNITITISYSNGGTLTKTISGTWEAGKVYKYHLSYAPKTFDYTGTVQTYTIPVTGTYKLEVWGAQGGGGGYGGYAFGNIYLTQSSLLYFCIGGAGTYNLNGSILSNPLTAGYNGGGYGQCGGGGATHIAITNRGVLKNYLSYQAEILLVAGGGGGGDGTPVGVGGGTTGGDGTSSGSGGTQTTGGTGIGSGSFGQGGNIGTTNNDSAGAGGGGWYGGGSSGQPQIGSGGGGSGHIGTSLISGSTGMSNGVRSGDGYARITFVSAN
- a CDS encoding fimbrillin family protein gives rise to the protein MVKKYLRGINVSFLLLIIISTFSSCANEMNILEGNNNEQINFSVSVPEWQNTDSLSSSKTSRATPITDASLSTSNTFNLIADQNDGAGNYSTLINNAAVSSTNNIWQTTPSHYYWSGITNKTINFYAYYPTSISGNISHTVGSAPTLSYIVPNDAVNQIDIMTATANNISGNTNSSTPLIFNHIFAAVKFAVGINGLPSGTIKSITITGIKNTGIYTFGSGWSPSSATSSFTVLPSTTITGSAGANITSDVYTLMMIPQAFNNATVSLVYNNGTTFSTTISGAWTANDIYTYNLSKTIVFNYDYTGTVQTFTAPYTGTYRLEVWGAQSGGWGSHTNAPGGYAGGYKRLTQGDILYIVVGGKGYDVNYYADGTSYNGGGIGSIPEGKYGGGGATHIATHAGLLKDLSAYKSTVLVVGGGAGSNGSWADQDISKYLSGGGEVGLGSNTIYYLNANTTSTTKGNTGGTQTGVGPDGIKGGFGYGGNAADYGGAGGGGWYGGNAAGDGGVVIGTNGGGGSGYIGGVNNGAFQTGVRYGNGYARISFVSAN